DNA sequence from the Atribacteraceae bacterium genome:
CGAGGCCCGGATTATCGCAGTTGCCGATACGGTGGAAGCTATGTTCTCCCAGCGCCCTTTTCGTAAGGAACGTGATTTCGAAGAAGTCATGGAAGAAATCGCCCATAACCGGGATACCCTCTATGACACAGACGTTGTTGACGCCTGCCTGAAAACCATCGCCGAGAATAAGATCAAAACACTCTGGCTCTCCGCCGGAGATTGTTGAGAAAAGAGCAGCGGACGCTCGAGAGGTTTTGAATTTATGACAACGGATTTGTCCACACAGTGACGCAGAAGGAAGGACTCACTGGTTGATTGTTGCGCTGGCCCAATTGAATCCAATCGTGGGAGATCTCCCAGGTAATGTCCGGAAACTTCGGGAAAGTTTGGCCTTGCACCGAAACCATTCACCGGATCTCCTGGTTTTCTCTGAACTGTTTTTAACCGGCTACCCACCCAAAGACCTCTTGGAACGACCCTGGTTCATCGAAAATGTCACGCGGGCGGTCCGGGATGTGGAAGAGATCTCGAAGGGATATCCGGGCACTGGCATTCTGTTTGGAACCCCGATTCCGATTGGAAGCTGTAACGAAAAACCGCTCTATAACGGAGCGGTTTTAGTCTACGAGGGAAAGACTATCGGAACCGCCGCGAAAACTCTACTTCCCACCTATGACGTATTCGATGAGAGCCGCTATTTCGAGCCCGCTCCCCAAATCAAACCGATTCCTTTTAAGGACCAGCGTCTGGGAGTAAACATCTGTGAAGACGCCTGGAACACGCCGGATTTCTGGCCGGGAGGCATCCAGTACGAGATCGACCCTATCGAACTTTTATCCCGACAAGGCACCACTCTTTTTATTAATCTTTCCGCTTCTCCCTTTACCGTGGGTAAAGAAGAACTTCGTTACCGGATCATCAAGCGGCACGCCCAACGCACCGCTACCCCTTTCGTATACCTCAACCAAGTCGGGGCCAATGACGAACTCATCTTCGACGGCCGAAGCCTGGTCTTCAATCGGGCGGGACAACCGGTACGCGTGCTTTCCGCTTTTACCGAAGAACTGGCCATCTGGGATTCAAGCCGAACCGAGAAACCGTGTTCCTATACCCCGCTTGACCGGATTGAAACCGTTTACCAGGCCTTAGTTCTGGGCATCAGGGACTATGTTCGGAAATGCGGATTCAGTCAAGTAGTGATCGGTTTATCCGGAGGGATTGATTCGGCACTGGTCTTCTGTCTGGCTGTCGAAGCACTTGGACCGGACAATGTGCTCGGCGTAACCATGCCTTCCCCCTTTTCGTCACCAGGGAGCATCAATGATTCACTAACCCTGGCACGGAACTTCGGGGCTTCCTGTCACGTGATACCAATCAATGGCATCTACGAACGCTACCTGGAAACCCTGCGAGAATCCTTCGCCGGTCATGAATCGGATACAACCGAAGAAAATCTCCAGGCTCGTATCCGGGGAAATATCCTGATGGCGTTTTCCAACAAGTTCGGTTACTTGGTCCTCTCTACCGGAAATAAATCGGAGATGGCGGTGGGGTATTGTACTCTGTACGGGGACATGAGCGGGGGTTTGAGCGTGCTCTCCGACGTTCCCAAAACCATGGTTTATCAGTTGGCCACCCATATCAACCGCTATCATCCGGTGATTCCCCGGGAAAGCATCGAAAAAGCCCCCTCAGCCGAGTTGAAGCCGGATCAGAAAGATCAGGATACTCTCCCTCCCTACCCGGTCCTGGACGAGATTCTCGCCGCCTATATCGAAGATCTGCTCCCTCCCGAGGAGATTATTCGACGGGGCTACGATGAAACAGTCGTCCGTTGGGTCGTAAGCGCGGTTGAACGAAATGAATACAAGAGGAAGCAAGCCGCCCCCGGACTCAAGGTGACCAGCAAGGCTTTCGGAATAGGCCGCCGGATGCCGATCGCCGCTCGTTGCCCCCTTGACTGAGGGGAGCTATGAGGTGAAAGAATGAGCGAGCGAAAAATCAGGGTGGGTGTGGTCTTTGGCGGAATGTCCGCCGAACACGAGGTTTCCGTCCAATCGGCCCGGAACATTCTCAAGGCGATCGATCGGACCCGCTATGAACCGGTTCCGGTCTTTATCGACCGGCAGGGATGCTGGTCGACCACCCTGCCCCGTAACCTTATCGAACCCGGAACCACAGCACTCTCCTCCGCCCAGACCGATTCGTACACCAGCATCTGCTTGACGCCGGGACAATCACCAGGGCGGTTCCTGCATCTTTTTCCAGACTCCTATCAGCTCGAACCGGTTGATATCGTGTTCCCCGTCCTGCACGGCCCGTTTGGGGAGGATGGGACAATCCAGGGACTGTTGAGGCTGGCCGGCATTCCCTGTGTAGGCTCCGATGTCCTTGGTTCGGCGGTGAGCATGGACAAAGATGTCATGAAAAGACTCTTACGCTGTGCCAATCTGCCAGTCGCTCGGTTTATCACCCTCCGCCGCTATGAACTATCAACGCTGGATCCGGGAACCATTACCGAAGAACTGGGACTCCCCCTGTTTGTTAAACCGGCCAATCTGGGTTCATCGGTGGGTATCAGCAAGGTGAAAGAACCCGGGGAACTTCTCCAGGCCATTCATGAGGCTTTTCGCTATGACCAAAAAATCCTGCTGGAAGAATACATCGAGGGGCGGGAAATCGAGATCTCCGTCCTGGGCAACGACACTCCCATCGCTTCCCTTCCCGGAGAAATCATTCCCAGGCACGAATTTTATTCATACCAGGCCAAGTACATTGATAAAAACGGCGCCAGCTTCGTTCTCCCCGCCCGTCTCAAGCCAGAAGTACAAAATTCCATCCAGGATTTGGCTATTCACGCTTTTCGGGTTTTGGAATGCACGGGCATGGCTCGGGTGGATTTTTTTCTCCGTCACCAAACCGAAATCTTAATCAATGAAATCAACACCATCCCCGGCTTTACGGACATCAGCATGTACCCCCGCCTGTGGGAAATCAGCGGCATCTCCCAGCCGGAGTTGATCGATCGGCTGATCCGTTTAGCCCTGGAACGTCACGAAAAAACCCAGAAACTGAGTATCAATGTCGATCGATATGTACATACCGAGGAGGATCAACCATGAAGACCCTCATCGTTTGTGTTTCCGAAAACCACGGAAATACCGCGAAGATCGCCCGCGCCCTGGGCGAAGTTTTGGACGCCCGTATCGAAGAGCCAGAAAAGGTCACTGATGAAATGCTCCATGGTTTTGACCTCGTTGGATTCGGGTCCGGAATCTTCATTGGAAAGCACCACAAAAGAATCCTCGAACTCAGCCGTCGTCTATCGGAAAACCCGCTTAAGGCTTTTATCTTTTCCACCAGCGGATGGGGCAAGGCCGGAATAAGTCATAAAGCCCTGCGGAAAAACCTTGAAGAACACGGATTTTCTGTGATCGGTGATTTTGCCTGCAAGGGATATGATACGTACGGACCCCTTAAGCTGGTCGGGGGCATCAATAAAAATCGTCCGAATAAACAGGATCTGAACGATGCAAGGGAATTCGCCCGAAGCCTTCTGAAAAGGGACTGAACCTGTTCGGCTGGACAGCCGGACCACATCGCCCGCAAGTCTTGCCGAACAGGTGGAAACAACTACAGTTCAGCCAGTTTTTTCATGACTGTTTTCGTGCTTTTGTAAAGTTCCAGGAACAGTTCATAATAGCGCGTATACACCGCCTGATTTCCCCGGTTGACTTCGATCAGGGGGCGGAATTCGATCCAATCCTTGATCCGTTCCGGAGAATCGATCACCCCGGATCCCAGTCCGGCCAAAAAGGCGTCGCCGAAAGGCGCCTCCACGTCCTTGGCCAGCCGTTTCATGTTGAACCCGGTGATATCGGCGAAAATCTGCACCCAGAAGGTGGATTTGGCTACACCACCCACGATCCAGCAATCCGGGTTGAGCTTGAGACCGGCTTTGATGCCTTCCTCCATGTTGTGCCGCAGGGAATAGGCGGCGGCTTCGAGCATGGCCCGGTAAACGTGGTTCCGGTTGTGGAACAGGGAAAGTCCGAGTATAGTACCCCGGGCGTCCGGATCC
Encoded proteins:
- a CDS encoding NAD+ synthase; translated protein: MIVALAQLNPIVGDLPGNVRKLRESLALHRNHSPDLLVFSELFLTGYPPKDLLERPWFIENVTRAVRDVEEISKGYPGTGILFGTPIPIGSCNEKPLYNGAVLVYEGKTIGTAAKTLLPTYDVFDESRYFEPAPQIKPIPFKDQRLGVNICEDAWNTPDFWPGGIQYEIDPIELLSRQGTTLFINLSASPFTVGKEELRYRIIKRHAQRTATPFVYLNQVGANDELIFDGRSLVFNRAGQPVRVLSAFTEELAIWDSSRTEKPCSYTPLDRIETVYQALVLGIRDYVRKCGFSQVVIGLSGGIDSALVFCLAVEALGPDNVLGVTMPSPFSSPGSINDSLTLARNFGASCHVIPINGIYERYLETLRESFAGHESDTTEENLQARIRGNILMAFSNKFGYLVLSTGNKSEMAVGYCTLYGDMSGGLSVLSDVPKTMVYQLATHINRYHPVIPRESIEKAPSAELKPDQKDQDTLPPYPVLDEILAAYIEDLLPPEEIIRRGYDETVVRWVVSAVERNEYKRKQAAPGLKVTSKAFGIGRRMPIAARCPLD
- a CDS encoding flavodoxin family protein, with amino-acid sequence MKTLIVCVSENHGNTAKIARALGEVLDARIEEPEKVTDEMLHGFDLVGFGSGIFIGKHHKRILELSRRLSENPLKAFIFSTSGWGKAGISHKALRKNLEEHGFSVIGDFACKGYDTYGPLKLVGGINKNRPNKQDLNDAREFARSLLKRD
- the ddlA gene encoding D-alanine--D-alanine ligase, whose protein sequence is MSERKIRVGVVFGGMSAEHEVSVQSARNILKAIDRTRYEPVPVFIDRQGCWSTTLPRNLIEPGTTALSSAQTDSYTSICLTPGQSPGRFLHLFPDSYQLEPVDIVFPVLHGPFGEDGTIQGLLRLAGIPCVGSDVLGSAVSMDKDVMKRLLRCANLPVARFITLRRYELSTLDPGTITEELGLPLFVKPANLGSSVGISKVKEPGELLQAIHEAFRYDQKILLEEYIEGREIEISVLGNDTPIASLPGEIIPRHEFYSYQAKYIDKNGASFVLPARLKPEVQNSIQDLAIHAFRVLECTGMARVDFFLRHQTEILINEINTIPGFTDISMYPRLWEISGISQPELIDRLIRLALERHEKTQKLSINVDRYVHTEEDQP